From one Nitrosococcus halophilus Nc 4 genomic stretch:
- the pseG gene encoding UDP-2,4-diacetamido-2,4,6-trideoxy-beta-L-altropyranose hydrolase, whose translation MNVAFRVDASPRIGTGHLMRCLTLADVLKSRGWETRFICRHIPDHLAELLKQKNHPLMRLAGKGCTDSADELAHSGWLGARQAQDADDTLQALAGASLDWLIVDHYALDIRWESVIRQSSRRILVIDDIADRSHDCDILLDQNLYADMEARYTGKVPSHCQCLLGPRYALLRDEFGRLRQQVKPRAGPVRQVLVFFGGVDADNFTGKAIQALVNLRDERFQVDVVIGAQHPARVDIEADCQRYDYRCHVQTAHMAELMASADLAIGAAGSASWERCCLGLPTLAISVADNQRQMVHEAAEHGLLYAPTDNVGTVSFFERHIQALLENPYLRTCLSKAGMGAVDGRGVFRVIRELGCHRVALRPARFDDAASLFAWRNHPGNRAFSRTSEPIAWTDHRRWLATVLANPDRPLLIGFHDHHPIGVVRFDIDTDTAEISVYLVPGLNMRGFGTELLASAEQWLSEHRRDIRMIRAEVLGDNLPSHRSLRNSGYKVEVTHYTKRVH comes from the coding sequence ATGAACGTCGCTTTCCGCGTCGATGCCTCTCCCCGAATCGGCACTGGTCACCTGATGCGTTGCCTGACTCTCGCCGATGTGCTCAAATCACGGGGATGGGAGACGCGCTTCATCTGCCGGCACATTCCCGATCATCTTGCCGAACTGCTAAAGCAGAAAAACCATCCGCTGATGAGACTCGCGGGAAAGGGATGCACGGATTCTGCCGATGAGCTGGCTCACTCCGGTTGGTTAGGCGCCCGTCAGGCGCAAGATGCTGACGACACACTTCAGGCATTGGCCGGTGCATCCTTGGATTGGTTGATCGTGGATCATTACGCCTTAGATATTCGTTGGGAGTCGGTCATACGTCAATCGTCCAGGCGAATCCTGGTGATCGACGATATTGCGGACCGTTCGCATGATTGTGATATATTGCTGGACCAGAATCTTTACGCGGACATGGAGGCACGTTATACAGGCAAAGTACCAAGCCATTGCCAGTGTTTGCTAGGTCCCCGCTATGCGTTATTGCGTGATGAATTTGGCCGGCTGCGCCAGCAGGTAAAACCCCGCGCTGGACCGGTCAGGCAGGTGCTAGTTTTTTTTGGTGGTGTGGATGCGGACAATTTCACCGGGAAGGCCATTCAAGCTTTGGTCAACCTGCGTGATGAGCGTTTTCAGGTGGATGTGGTGATTGGCGCCCAGCATCCAGCACGGGTAGACATTGAAGCAGATTGCCAGCGGTACGACTACCGCTGTCATGTTCAAACGGCCCATATGGCCGAATTGATGGCGAGCGCCGATCTGGCAATCGGGGCAGCCGGTTCGGCAAGCTGGGAACGGTGCTGCCTCGGCTTGCCGACATTAGCGATCAGTGTGGCGGATAATCAGCGGCAGATGGTACACGAAGCGGCCGAGCATGGTTTGTTGTATGCGCCAACTGATAACGTCGGCACCGTTTCGTTTTTTGAACGCCACATCCAGGCATTGCTCGAAAATCCCTATCTGAGAACCTGCTTATCCAAGGCGGGCATGGGTGCGGTGGATGGCCGTGGAGTGTTCCGGGTTATCCGCGAGCTTGGATGTCATCGTGTGGCTTTGCGGCCAGCCCGTTTCGATGACGCCGCATCACTGTTCGCCTGGCGTAATCATCCTGGAAATCGAGCGTTCTCTCGAACCAGTGAACCCATCGCTTGGACTGACCACCGGCGTTGGCTGGCAACAGTGCTTGCCAATCCGGACCGTCCATTGCTGATTGGTTTTCATGACCATCATCCCATTGGGGTGGTTCGCTTCGATATCGATACTGATACGGCCGAGATATCAGTCTATCTTGTACCGGGTCTGAATATGCGGGGGTTTGGCACTGAACTTCTGGCTAGCGCCGAGCAGTGGCTGAGCGAACATCGGCGGGATATCCGCATGATTCGCGCAGAGGTTCTAGGCGATAACCTGCCGTCCCATCGCTCGCTCCGAAACAGTGGCTATAAGGTCGAAGTGACCCACTACACTAAACGAGTGCATTGA
- a CDS encoding IS256 family transposase, translated as MTSIEKKTDELLDELLKECNSPKEVLGEHGLLKQLSKRLVERVLEAELTEHLGYAPHAQEGRGSGNSRNGKSKKRVQSEAGQLEIEVPRDRNGNFEPQLVKKRQRRLEGFDEKVLALYARGLSTREIEAQLEELYGVEVSPALISQVTDAVLEEVRAWQSRPLSAVYPILYFDALFVKSRQEGMVKTKAVYLALGVNLEGEKELLGMWMSENEGAKFWLSVFNELKNRGVEDCFIACVDGLKGLPEAIEAVFPQAQVQLCIVHKVRGSLKYVPWKQRRAVAADLRAIYGAATLAEAEQALERFSARWDETYPAISPSWRADWSRLTVFFDYPPQIRRAIYTTNAIESLNYSLRKVLKNRGAFPTDEAIFKVLYLALNNITKKWTQPIRDWKAALNQFVILFAERMPK; from the coding sequence ATGACCAGTATTGAAAAAAAGACCGATGAGTTGCTGGATGAACTTCTGAAGGAGTGCAATAGCCCGAAAGAGGTTCTGGGCGAGCATGGGTTATTGAAGCAGCTGAGCAAGCGCTTGGTGGAGCGGGTTTTGGAGGCTGAGCTGACTGAGCACCTAGGGTACGCGCCCCATGCTCAGGAAGGTCGGGGCAGTGGCAACAGCCGCAACGGCAAGAGCAAGAAGCGGGTTCAGAGCGAGGCGGGGCAATTGGAAATCGAGGTGCCACGGGACCGCAATGGGAATTTTGAGCCGCAATTGGTCAAGAAACGTCAGCGTCGGCTGGAGGGCTTTGATGAGAAGGTGCTAGCGCTGTATGCCCGGGGGCTCTCGACCCGAGAGATTGAGGCGCAGCTGGAAGAGCTCTATGGGGTGGAGGTCTCCCCGGCGCTGATTTCCCAGGTGACCGATGCGGTGTTGGAGGAGGTGCGGGCCTGGCAAAGCCGGCCCCTATCGGCCGTCTATCCCATCCTATATTTTGATGCCTTGTTTGTGAAATCACGCCAGGAGGGCATGGTGAAAACGAAAGCAGTGTACTTAGCCCTGGGGGTCAATCTAGAGGGAGAGAAAGAGCTGTTAGGGATGTGGATGAGTGAAAACGAAGGGGCTAAATTCTGGCTGTCGGTATTCAATGAGCTGAAAAACCGGGGGGTCGAGGATTGCTTTATTGCCTGCGTGGACGGGCTCAAGGGCCTGCCTGAGGCCATCGAGGCGGTGTTTCCACAGGCCCAGGTTCAGCTGTGCATCGTGCACAAGGTGCGCGGCTCGCTGAAGTATGTCCCCTGGAAACAGCGCCGGGCCGTGGCGGCCGACCTGCGGGCCATCTATGGCGCCGCGACCCTGGCCGAGGCCGAACAGGCCCTAGAGCGCTTCTCAGCGCGTTGGGATGAGACATATCCGGCCATCAGCCCCAGCTGGCGGGCCGATTGGTCACGGCTGACGGTCTTCTTTGATTACCCACCCCAGATCCGGCGAGCCATTTATACCACCAACGCCATCGAATCATTGAACTATTCACTACGAAAAGTCTTGAAAAACCGGGGCGCTTTTCCCACGGATGAAGCCATTTTCAAGGTGCTCTATCTGGCCCTGAACAATATCACCAAAAAATGGACTCAACCCATTCGGGACTGGAAGGCCGCCCTCAATCAATTCGTCATCCTCTTCGCTGAGCGGATGCCCAAGTGA
- a CDS encoding heparinase II/III family protein yields MKISYTKNLTPSPKQRNLTFPAGNQECEGASHGKESCYRLQEFRETGYAMVRSDWAVPPEQASMLFFMASFHEPAHKLPDDLSFEWYDRGGRILTNAGKYSYNSDEWRNYVASTRAHNTVEIDKRSFSTRLADAYGSALQEVQRQDGAFLLRGSLFHKHLSTTHDRTLLYAPGRWLAVIDSMGADRPRSYTQWFHFTPDIEVIADDGRYLATRNDGMKVHIEHLSPAEETLLIRGQKEPFIQGWTTQTYGQMEPRYALGFTHQENNSTMVTLFGFSDQEMDKAREAVQALVSRMELPRIDSARLSPLSIKRD; encoded by the coding sequence GTGAAAATTAGTTACACAAAAAACTTGACACCCTCGCCCAAGCAGCGCAATCTAACCTTTCCAGCGGGAAACCAAGAATGCGAAGGTGCAAGTCACGGAAAGGAAAGCTGTTATAGGTTGCAGGAATTCCGGGAAACCGGCTACGCCATGGTCCGCAGCGACTGGGCCGTTCCCCCGGAACAGGCCTCCATGTTGTTCTTTATGGCCTCTTTCCACGAGCCGGCACACAAGTTGCCTGATGATTTGAGCTTCGAATGGTACGACCGCGGCGGACGCATTCTCACCAATGCTGGAAAATACTCCTACAATAGCGATGAGTGGCGCAATTACGTCGCTTCCACCCGTGCGCACAACACCGTGGAAATCGATAAACGCAGCTTTTCCACCCGTTTAGCGGACGCCTACGGTTCGGCTTTGCAGGAGGTGCAGCGCCAGGACGGCGCCTTTCTTCTGCGGGGCAGTCTTTTCCACAAACACCTTTCCACCACCCACGACCGGACATTGCTCTACGCGCCCGGCCGTTGGCTGGCTGTGATCGATTCCATGGGTGCAGACCGGCCGCGATCATATACTCAATGGTTTCATTTCACCCCGGATATCGAGGTGATTGCCGACGATGGGCGTTATCTGGCCACTCGGAATGACGGGATGAAGGTGCACATCGAACACCTCTCGCCGGCAGAAGAAACCCTCCTGATCCGTGGCCAGAAGGAACCTTTCATTCAAGGCTGGACTACCCAAACCTACGGACAAATGGAACCGCGCTATGCCCTGGGGTTCACCCATCAAGAAAACAATTCGACCATGGTCACCTTATTTGGGTTTTCCGATCAGGAGATGGATAAGGCCAGAGAGGCTGTGCAGGCACTGGTCAGCCGGATGGAATTACCGCGCATCGACTCGGCTCGACTGAGCCCACTTTCGATTAAGAGGGACTAA
- a CDS encoding glycosyltransferase produces the protein MRKITNKIRLYVIGAILNGKNKSLKKRISEVLRVLPPLRAAWLAELGHIFYPLSLLKKGCYGFSNIVMLRDRLADMAAFLNADNSHEARAFKLPRKPYNGKVLYALHSCGPFDPSGYVSRSVGLIGAVQSKGIDTTVAIRPGYPWDLAQHAERSKVSEVHYQGLRFRLSPESPVTRRHPESRYIKVYGERLQALAVENDVSIIHAASNYLNGWAAALAGRALGIPSVYEVRGLWHLSRAFANPDYADTEHYRYYEKREIGACAQVDHVITLSDGLRQWLMARGISGDKISVVGNAAFLPSVEKKDEASTALAVRRHYGIPADAQVMGYLGAIVEYEGLDILIRAHARTPLKHRPYLLIVGSGKHELVLRELVGSLETATQVVFAGRVSPDQVSAHYLAMDAVALPRRDDMLTRLVPAIKPFEIIAHHRPLLISHALATALGNTLPEGYRVIDFDSVDRLDLLVETNRDGRCPVKVPTWEERAAQLVDLYEQLADIGQRQSAPGDAPIKPPPGPLEPNPAP, from the coding sequence ATGAGAAAAATAACGAATAAAATACGGCTGTATGTCATTGGCGCTATCCTAAACGGAAAAAACAAATCTCTTAAGAAAAGAATCAGCGAGGTTTTACGGGTTTTGCCACCCCTTCGAGCGGCATGGTTAGCGGAACTTGGCCATATCTTTTATCCACTGTCGTTGCTCAAAAAAGGCTGCTATGGGTTTTCCAATATCGTTATGTTGAGAGATCGCCTTGCGGATATGGCGGCATTTCTTAATGCCGATAATAGCCATGAGGCTCGAGCCTTTAAATTGCCCCGGAAACCCTACAATGGAAAGGTCTTGTATGCACTCCATTCTTGCGGGCCATTCGATCCATCAGGCTATGTCTCCCGTTCCGTCGGTTTGATTGGCGCTGTTCAGTCAAAAGGGATTGATACTACGGTGGCCATCCGCCCAGGCTATCCCTGGGATTTGGCGCAGCATGCCGAGCGCTCGAAGGTTTCTGAAGTCCACTATCAGGGCCTACGGTTCCGCCTGTCGCCGGAATCGCCGGTGACCCGCCGCCATCCCGAAAGCCGTTATATTAAGGTCTATGGTGAAAGACTACAGGCCCTGGCAGTGGAGAACGACGTCTCCATTATTCATGCCGCATCCAACTACCTTAACGGTTGGGCAGCGGCATTGGCCGGCCGTGCGTTGGGTATTCCATCCGTCTATGAAGTGAGGGGCCTATGGCATCTGAGCCGTGCATTTGCAAATCCGGATTATGCCGATACGGAACACTATCGCTACTATGAGAAGCGTGAAATCGGCGCCTGTGCTCAAGTTGACCATGTGATTACCTTGTCTGACGGTCTTCGGCAATGGTTGATGGCGCGTGGTATTTCAGGCGATAAAATCAGCGTGGTGGGTAACGCTGCGTTTCTCCCGTCAGTCGAAAAAAAAGATGAGGCATCGACGGCGTTGGCTGTCCGTCGGCATTATGGTATTCCCGCCGACGCTCAAGTCATGGGTTACCTGGGCGCTATCGTTGAGTATGAAGGGCTTGATATTTTAATTCGCGCCCATGCGCGCACACCCCTAAAGCATAGGCCCTATTTACTCATCGTGGGAAGCGGCAAGCATGAGCTTGTATTGCGCGAGTTGGTTGGCTCACTGGAAACAGCAACACAAGTTGTATTTGCTGGCCGGGTTTCACCTGATCAAGTATCCGCGCACTATTTAGCAATGGATGCGGTTGCGCTGCCACGCCGTGACGATATGCTCACGCGCCTTGTTCCTGCCATTAAGCCGTTTGAAATTATTGCCCATCATCGCCCACTGCTCATCAGCCATGCCCTGGCCACTGCGCTGGGCAATACGCTGCCCGAGGGTTATAGGGTAATAGATTTTGATTCAGTCGATAGGTTGGATTTGTTGGTGGAGACTAATAGGGATGGGCGATGCCCAGTGAAAGTCCCCACCTGGGAGGAACGTGCGGCACAGTTAGTGGATCTGTATGAGCAGCTAGCTGATATCGGCCAGCGGCAATCTGCGCCAGGGGATGCCCCTATCAAGCCGCCGCCGGGACCTTTGGAGCCCAACCCCGCACCCTAA
- the pseI gene encoding pseudaminic acid synthase, translating to MSNSFKIGNRWIGRDYPPFIIAELSGNHNQSLERALAIVEAAAQAGAHGLKLQTYTADTMTLDLAEGEFFIDDPNTLWKGCSLYELYQQAYTPWEWHELIFARAGELGLIPFSTPFDETAVDFLETLDAPCYKIASFENTDIPLIRKVAATGKPMIISTGMATVAELDETVRAAREAGCQDLILLKCTSTYPAPPESSNVRTIPHLRELFGCEVGLSDHTMGVGAAVAAVTLGARVIEKHFTLRRADGGVDSAFSLEPEEMAALVTETERGWQALGEVRYGPTETEMASTGFRRSLYIAADLQPGDVLTPANLRRIRPGHGLPPKYYDTLLGKKVTKVVSKGTPVDWSFIG from the coding sequence ATGAGCAATTCATTCAAAATCGGGAACCGTTGGATCGGTCGCGATTATCCCCCCTTTATCATCGCCGAACTCTCCGGCAACCATAACCAGTCCCTCGAGCGGGCGTTGGCCATCGTCGAAGCTGCCGCCCAAGCCGGTGCCCATGGGCTCAAGCTGCAAACCTACACCGCCGATACCATGACCCTGGATCTAGCCGAGGGCGAGTTCTTCATTGACGACCCCAACACCCTTTGGAAAGGGTGTTCGCTTTATGAACTCTATCAACAGGCCTACACTCCCTGGGAATGGCACGAGTTGATTTTCGCCCGTGCCGGCGAGTTGGGGTTGATCCCCTTCAGTACGCCCTTTGACGAAACAGCCGTGGATTTTCTCGAAACCCTGGACGCCCCCTGTTACAAGATCGCCTCCTTCGAGAACACCGACATTCCGCTGATCCGCAAGGTCGCCGCTACTGGCAAGCCGATGATTATCTCCACCGGCATGGCCACCGTGGCCGAGCTAGATGAAACGGTGCGCGCCGCCCGCGAGGCTGGCTGCCAAGATCTGATCCTGCTCAAATGCACCAGCACATATCCAGCTCCCCCTGAAAGCAGCAATGTGCGTACGATACCGCACCTACGAGAGTTGTTCGGCTGTGAAGTAGGGTTGTCTGACCACACCATGGGTGTGGGTGCAGCCGTGGCCGCAGTGACCCTGGGGGCAAGGGTCATTGAAAAACATTTCACCTTGCGGCGGGCCGACGGTGGCGTAGACAGCGCCTTCTCCCTGGAGCCCGAAGAGATGGCGGCGCTGGTGACCGAAACCGAGCGTGGATGGCAGGCGCTAGGCGAGGTGCGTTACGGGCCGACGGAGACCGAGATGGCATCTACGGGATTCCGGCGCTCGCTGTATATCGCCGCAGATCTCCAGCCCGGTGACGTGCTCACCCCGGCCAACCTGCGCCGCATCCGCCCCGGACACGGTTTGCCGCCGAAGTATTATGACACTCTGCTGGGGAAGAAGGTGACCAAAGTGGTGAGCAAAGGGACGCCGGTGGATTGGTCTTTTATCGGCTGA
- a CDS encoding heparinase II/III family protein, whose protein sequence is MLWKHGFLIIFLSIVFCAQETNAAGPEHGPICRHIQHQQDMATCHDEAVWKVLAKQRVDDEALPSRHITLFVGGDPIQRAGQLWETGFVPPGRDVAPWPFTLPVDWNADPFQDRNWRFHLHAWRMIDPMIVAWERTGDKRYLQDALKVMTDWQDYHFGRNRRSAFQWYDMSVGLRAMKLAYVLDRVLQGEVASDLPTWQTLVHLAHTHAQSLTDPTELSRGNHGLFQLHGLMALCSILPDVDTCQGHEKYVLREMRDLLLRQFSSEGVHLEGAPEYHFFALSTVRRMTRTGWYDQFAFVRELMDKVEKNRFWMVHPDGTMVTVGDSEPKRGCTNNCVTGDL, encoded by the coding sequence ATGCTCTGGAAACACGGATTCCTGATTATTTTTCTATCAATTGTTTTCTGCGCGCAGGAGACCAATGCCGCAGGCCCTGAACATGGCCCTATTTGTCGCCATATTCAACATCAACAAGACATGGCGACCTGTCATGATGAAGCCGTTTGGAAAGTGCTTGCAAAGCAAAGGGTCGATGACGAAGCACTGCCGTCCCGGCATATCACCTTATTTGTTGGTGGCGATCCGATCCAGAGAGCCGGGCAATTATGGGAAACGGGCTTTGTCCCGCCAGGTCGGGATGTTGCTCCCTGGCCCTTCACCTTGCCCGTAGATTGGAACGCAGACCCCTTTCAGGATCGTAATTGGCGTTTTCATCTGCATGCCTGGCGAATGATCGACCCCATGATCGTGGCGTGGGAACGCACCGGGGATAAAAGATACCTCCAGGACGCGCTGAAGGTCATGACCGACTGGCAGGATTACCATTTCGGTCGCAACCGGCGCAGTGCTTTTCAGTGGTATGACATGTCTGTCGGCCTGCGGGCCATGAAATTGGCGTATGTCCTGGACAGGGTTTTGCAAGGGGAGGTTGCAAGCGACCTGCCGACCTGGCAGACATTGGTGCACCTTGCCCACACCCACGCCCAGAGTTTGACCGACCCAACCGAGCTTTCCCGAGGTAATCATGGGTTGTTCCAGTTGCACGGGCTGATGGCATTGTGCTCGATCCTTCCGGATGTGGATACTTGCCAGGGCCATGAGAAATATGTCTTGCGCGAGATGCGGGACTTGCTCCTGCGTCAATTCAGCAGCGAGGGCGTGCACCTGGAAGGTGCTCCGGAATATCATTTCTTTGCCTTGAGCACGGTCAGGCGCATGACCAGGACCGGCTGGTACGACCAGTTCGCCTTCGTCCGGGAACTTATGGACAAGGTCGAAAAAAACCGATTCTGGATGGTACACCCTGATGGCACCATGGTGACGGTGGGCGATTCCGAGCCCAAGCGGGGGTGTACAAATAACTGTGTAACTGGTGATCTGTAA